TCAACATGGATTATTGATCCAACCCATCCAAATTTCGCTTAACTCATTGAAACTTAATCAGGTAGGGTACTGTAAGATTGATTGATTTTGCCACATCTAATATGTAGCACAAATGTGCCCGTTATCACGAGTTGACCATGTTTATCTTCTTccatgtcattttttttatttgtagaatGTGTTCGTTGCTGGATCAGACCCTAGCGCAGCTGCAATAGTATGGGCAATGACAGCGTTGATAAAGAATCCAAAAGTCATGAAGAAAGTCCAAAATGAAATCAGAGAAACAATTGGGGACAAAGGCACTGTGAATGAAGATGATATCCGAAATACGTCCTACTTCAAAGCCGTGATAAAAGAGACATTTAGATTATATCCGCCAAGCCCACTTCTAATTCCAAGAGAATCAATGGAAAAATCCACACTAGAAGGGTATAAAATTCCGCCAAGAACTATAATTCATGTTAACTCATGGGCAATTGCAAGGGATCCTGAAATATGGGAAAATCCAGAAGAATTTATACCTGAGAGATTCTTGAATAGTGATATCGATTTCAAGGGACAAAACTATGAGCTAATTCCATTTGGAGAAGGAAGAAGACGATGCCCGGGGATGACACTTGGAGTTGCAGTGATGGAACTTGCATTATCAAATCTTCTTTATGCATTTGATTGGGAATTACCTAGTGGGTTGAAAAAAGAGGACATTGATACAGATGTTAGGCCTGGAACTAccatgcataagaaaaatgagCTTTGCCTTGTACCTAAAAATTACTTTAAATGTGAATTTACTGCGAGTTCTTGAGGTATGTTGAAGTTATTGAGCTTTCAACTCGAATTATGTATACATATTCATCATACTGGAAAATCAATAGTATAATATATCATCCTTCGGAacttatattttagatttatgttaTATCAAACTGTTGTTTGACTCTTCTCCGAACTTCACCCATAGTGGGAGTTCTAGTGTACTGGACTGTCCTATGTCATATCAAATTGATTTCACCCTCCTCCTCGTTTGGTTTATTAGAACTTTCTGCTCTgtttatttgatattattcaattaaccTTATCAATGCTGgtgtattttttttgtagttgTGGAGGATATATTAGTATAATTTGTTAGAGAAATTTGGATCATAGATAGACTTCATGATCTAAACTTTGAAAAATGAAAGGAATATCATTCTTATAAAGTTGTAAGGATaatattatttgtgaaaattttattCTTAAGATGAAAATGTTGTGTCTCAATTTCGAGGTGTCTTGCAAACCGTTGACTTGTTCTAAGACGAAACATTACACATTAAGAAGTTACAAATGTGTATGGAGATCTATTTGAATGATTAATGCAAAGAATGCCATAAAGCGTAAGACTTTTGAGTTGATTCCATTTGTTGTTGGTCGAAGAATAAGTCCTGGTTCACCATTGGTATTTAGAATGGTTCCAGTAATATTGGGCTCACTATTGAACTATTTCAATTGGACATTTGAGACAAACATTGGGCCAAAAGAATTAGACATGGAGGAGAAATTTGGTACAACCTTAACCAAAGCTTATCCTTTGCGAGCTATGCCATCTCCTCTTTGATGCTAGCTGAACCCAAGTTAAAGGatacatttatgtattatgtcaaaTTTAAAGGATAAAGAGTAGAGCACAAACCTGCAGGAATGTGGATTTTATGTAATTCTCATCCATCTCTCTAGGATTTTCTGCACTGTGGTTCTTTTTCGTTTCCTTCAACCGCTCATTGATCAAATCACCAAAAAGTTTAAACAACTTAGCAAAATGGATGCTTGTGCGGTACCTTATTCTTTGAGGATCGATATTTTCAAGTATGGGGAAAACATCCACTAGGTTGATCTTCCCAGCCTCATTTACGATGCCCCAGATCACATCCTTCAACTCAAccttaaattttgaaaagagtcATAAACAGTTATGTCAACATTGTAGGATATCTATGTATCATTCAATACAGAATAAGTAAAAACAATCACATTCTTCAACTCCACCTTTGAATCCGAAAAAGGGTCAACCAAATCCTTGGTGAAAAGGATGTTTGACAACAAATTTGAGATTAGTCTTGAAAGCAACTTGACCTATATCCACAACTTTAGCTTCTTCACAACATTTTGCACAATAAGCAAGCAATTCTTTCACCTTTTGAGACCTTAGATGTTGATTTGCATCAAGCCTATTGCTCGAGAcaatattttcattcaattttttcctaAGTGTTCACCATTGAGGACAAACTGGAAGCCATGACAGAAAATTTGCAATAGTTGTGTGCTTGAAGAGCGTCGGAAAAATCTAGTTGAAAAGGCTAAGTCTTGTTTTTGAAGGACTTGTTTCTCCATGGCTGACGAAGAAATGAGAACTGTTGTTATTTGTCCTAGTTTTAAACTCATAATTGGACCATAAATATTTGCAAGATTGGCAAGTGATACATGAGGTTTTGCACCTAACAAGTGAAGGCTTCCAATAATTGGCCATGGTGATGGCCCTGGTGGAAGATTTTTGCTGCCTGTGCTGCATATTTTTGTTAGAATATAAAGAAAACTGATCAAGGCAAAAATTGATCCCATCACAAGTGTATGCTAATCCATTATGCTATTGATCTCTCTCTCTTGCTTTTAACTTTCACAAATTTTGTTACATAAGAAAGTTGCAAGCTCTACCATTTTATACGTGTTGCATGACCttccaaaaaaaatatgatatttgaaattTACTACCAAATCTAGATTTGCTACATGTAGAGCCTAAAAAGGGGAGACACTCTTCTATCCAGAGGCGGAACCATGATTTCAACTTAAAATgttcaatatttaaagaaaatttagcCGAAGGaattcaacacctactataaatatttattttgaataagCATGACAAGTATCTAGAAATGTTGCTTACTCTAGCCGAAGGaattcaacacctactataaatatttattttgaataagCATGACAAGTATCTAGAAATGTTGCTTACAATTGTAGAGTAGAGTATCAAGTGGGGCCCACAATGAAGAAAAGTCATATACACATGTGCAAGAGTTTTTGGAAGATATCCACGTATGCATATGGAATTACTAAACTACCTTCATGAGTAAGCATGCATGTCCACGAAGTATTGCTTGCTTCTCTAAATAGTATATCCACCCACATGCCCTAAAAAGACCTAAATTTGGTTAGTCATTAGACGTACTCATATACTATTTATAGTAACCTAACTTTTTTGGTTTATAGAGAATTTTACACTATAATCATcctaaagatttattttaatttcacttgattttaaattttgattatctTGTAATTCTCTTAGCCACATTAATTATGCTCTGCATATACGTGGCTTCACCCTCACCTAAAGGCTTAACAAACAATATTCATCTCATTAATTACTTTAATTTGCCTTTTTAATACGTCTTTATATTTAGTTTCATatggaggaaaaaaatatttaatttcatgtatttGATAGGTTTGTATCTTGCTAAACTCCCCCACACcacccaaaaaataataataataaattacattGACAACGAAAGAATAAAACACAACGAACTTCAAAACATtaaaaatactaacaaaataagtctaaaataaattAAACGGAGAACTTAAATTAACAAAGTACCATAATAAATCAAATTTTCACACTTGAATATCTCTTATTTcatctaaaaattaaattttttcattaGGTTATCTCAAATCATCTACTTTTCTCACTTTGGCATCTCTTATTTCAtctaaaatcaattattttatcCGAGTATCTCTtatttaatcttaaaaaaaattaattcttgtcACTTGGTGTCTTTTATTTCATTCGAAAATCAAGTATTTTCACTTGAGTGTCTCCTATTTTATCaagaaaattcaaacaatatttctcaaTTTCTCTTTCTTAAGTTCGGAGAGTCAATCTTAATTTAACAATCTTCTTATTTTATTCAATGAATTAAGCTTGAATATGTGAAACTTGGGTACCATTACTTGATTAGCAATATTATGTATATGTTTTTGGTTCCTATTTTGGTGGTTATTTGTAAGGAAAAATTATATAGATATcatatatttagaaaatatttaccaTCTATAGCAATACCTTTTGTTTATTATAATCATTTATAAAAAATGTGCACTATGCATTAAAAGtgaaatatatatacaatatagaTAAGTGTTTTAAAGTGTATTATGCTTATTAGGTAAGAAATCTCCAATACAAATTAAAAATGGATTATGAATGCAATATAAAATTACAGTAATCAACAAGAAGAGATGTAAATTACACTAAGGGTGATTTTCAATGCCTAAGAAAAATAATCTTTGCCTTATCCCTACGAATTATCTGTAAATTCAAGTACATTACATACATCTATGGTCTGTAAGTTcattgaataagaaaaatataataaaatcatttaCATGTGGAATAACCATCACTCTAAATTCTGAATTCACTTTAAACCACTTTTAACCTTAGAAATGTCGTATTTTAATTCTAGACTCGCATCCCACAAAACTATTCATTTTTTAGTAATGAAATTTGATCAGATTTTGAAATTTCACTTTCACCAgcaaaactttaaattttttccgAGTAAAATGCATGTCCGCACACAacttcaaaatcataaatttcaaatttcaacctCATAATCTATTAATTATCTACGGCTAAACGGGAGCTTATAGTTCATTCCATCTAGGCCTACGTATAGCCTTTTGGCTAATGCTATCTAAGTTTTGCTACACATGCCTTAG
Above is a genomic segment from Capsicum annuum cultivar UCD-10X-F1 unplaced genomic scaffold, UCD10Xv1.1 ctg82792, whole genome shotgun sequence containing:
- the LOC124885473 gene encoding 5-OH-xanthotoxin synthase-like, with protein sequence LSWIDKLTGLTDRLEKIFNDLDEFYEELIEQHHNPNRPKSMEGDILDLLLQLRKEQSTPIDLTLDDIKGILMNVFVAGSDPSAAAIVWAMTALIKNPKVMKKVQNEIRETIGDKGTVNEDDIRNTSYFKAVIKETFRLYPPSPLLIPRESMEKSTLEGYKIPPRTIIHVNSWAIARDPEIWENPEEFIPERFLNSDIDFKGQNYELIPFGEGRRRCPGMTLGVAVMELALSNLLYAFDWELPSGLKKEDIDTDVRPGTTMHKKNELCLVPKNYFKCEFTASS